One Vigna unguiculata cultivar IT97K-499-35 chromosome 7, ASM411807v1, whole genome shotgun sequence genomic region harbors:
- the LOC114192462 gene encoding adenylate isopentenyltransferase, whose product MRLSILQPQPQRCHHPIKRWPRMDASFHRRKDKVVVIMGATGSGKSRLSIDLATLFPVSEIINSDKMQVYRGLDITTNKIPLAQRRDVPHHLLGDVDPSLPEFSPVDFRRRAAHIIDDITSRDCLPIVVGGSNSFVHALLVENFQPDSNVFQHGEGLISSELRYRCCFLWVDIAFPVLSQYLCHRVDDMLQSGMVDELAQFFDPEASRRTGSGLRKAIGVPEFDRFFNMYPPWAGPAGPGEDPLRKRAYEEAVRAIKDNTCELAERQMEKIERLKRAGWDLRRIDATEAFRVVLTSGSNNGSDVWERQVLEPSVKIVKRFLME is encoded by the coding sequence ATGAGGCTTTCCATACTGCAACCTCAGCCGCAGCGCTGTCACCATCCCATAAAGCGGTGGCCTCGCATGGACGCCTCCTTCCACCGCCGCAAGGACAAGGTCGTTGTCATCATGGGCGCCACCGGCTCCGGCAAGTCCCGTCTCTCCATCGACCTCGCCACCCTCTTCCCCGTCTCCGAAATCATCAACTCCGACAAAATGCAAGTCTACCGCGGACTCGACATCACCACCAACAAGATCCCCCTCGCGCAGCGCCGCGACGTCCCCCACCACCTCCTCGGCGACGTCGACCCCTCCCTCCCGGAGTTCTCCCCCGTCGACTTCCGTCGCCGCGCTGCCCACATCATCGACGACATCACCAGCCGGGATTGCCTCCCCATCGTCGTCGGCGGCTCTAACTCCTTCGTCCACGCGCTTCTCGTGGAAAACTTCCAGCCCGACTCCAACGTCTTCCAACACGGCGAGGGGCTTATATCCTCCGAGCTGAGGTACAGGTGTTGCTTCCTCTGGGTCGACATAGCCTTCCCTGTGCTATCGCAATACCTGTGCCACCGAGTCGACGACATGCTCCAATCGGGGATGGTCGACGAGTTGGCTCAGTTCTTCGACCCTGAGGCTTCCCGTCGAACCGGGTCCGGTCTCAGAAAAGCCATTGGGGTTCCCGAGTTCGACCGCTTTTTTAATATGTACCCACCCTGGGCCGGCCCCGCGGGCCCGGGCGAGGATCCTCTGCGGAAGCGTGCGTACGAGGAAGCGGTGCGGGCGATCAAGGATAACACGTGCGAGTTGGCGGAGCGTCAGATGGAGAAGATCGAACGGTTGAAGCGCGCCGGGTGGGACCTACGGAGGATCGACGCTACGGAAGCGTTTCGAGTGGTGCTGACGTCAGGGTCCAACAATGGGTCCGATGTATGGGAGAGACAGGTGTTGGAACCAAGCGTGAAGATTGTGAAACGCTTCTTGATGGAGTAG
- the LOC114189555 gene encoding caffeoylshikimate esterase-like, which translates to MEMSEALRFRSHGFSLFPRAPISSTQHPHNLVPISQKFSSNTTLSVTTAKKKSSIEGVSEELTAIASLNLDFAPSRRRVRSAFTEVQQKLDHFLFKAAPAGIRTEEWYERNSRGLEIFCKSWLPESGVPLKAALCFCHGYGSTCTFFFEGIAKRIAASGYGVYAMDYPGFGLSDGLHGYIPDFDDLVDDVIEHYSKIKDRPEVSGLPRYIMGQSMGGAIALKVHLKEPNTWDGVILVAPMCKIAEGMLPSSAVLKVLSILSKVMPKAKLFPHKDISELTFREPRKRKVAGYNVISYDDPTRLKTGMELLSATQEIESQLHKVSAPLLILHGAADKVTDPLVSEFLYEKASSKDKTLKIYEGGYHGILEGEPDDRIFAVHNDIISWLDSRC; encoded by the exons ATGGAGATGTCCGAGGCACTCCGATTTCGATCACACGGCTTCTCCCTCTTCCCACGGGCACCCATCTCTTCAACACAGCACCCTCACAATTTGGTACCCATTTCACAAAAATTCAGTTCAAACACAACGCTGTCGGTGACAACAGCGAAGAAAAAGTCAAGCATCGAAGGTGTGAGCGAAGAGTTGACCGCCATCGCCTCTCTGAACCTTGACTTCGCGCCCTCGCGGAGACGGGTTCGTTCAGCTTTCACCGAGGTGCAGCAGAAGCTGGACCATTTCTTGTTCAAG GCTGCTCCTGCAGGGATCAGAACCGAGGAA TGGTACGAAAGGAACTCAAGGGGATTGGAAATTTTCTGCAAAAGCTGGTTACCTGAATCTGGCGTTCCACTCAAGGCTGCTTTGTGTTTCTGTCATGGATATGGCAGCACTTGCACTTTTTTCTTTGAAG GTATTGCCAAAAGAATAGCTGCTTCTGGGTATGGTGTTTATGCTATGGATTATCCAGGTTTTGGTCTATCTGATGGATTACACGGTTATATACCAGATTTTGATGATTTGGTTGATGACGTTATAGAACATTATTCAAAAATCAAAG ATAGACCTGAGGTGAGTGGGTTGCCTCGATATATTATGGGGCAGTCTATGGGTGGAGCAATTGCTCTTAAGGTACATTTGAAGGAACCAAACACTTGGGATGGAGTAATCCTTGTTGCACCAATGTGTAAA ATCGCAGAGGGTATGCTACCGTCAAGTGCAGTTTTGAAGGTATTAAGCATTCTGTCTAAAGTGATGCCAAAGGCAAAGCTGTTCCCGCACAAAGATATATCTGAGCTAACTTTCCGAGAACCTCGCAAGAGAAAAGTG GCAGGTTACAATGTTATTTCTTATGATGATCCAACACGATTGAAAACTGGCATGGAGCTTCTAAGTGCCACTCAAGAAATCGAGTCACAATTACACAAG GTTTCAGCTCCCTTATTGATTCTTCATGGAGCAGCAGATAAGGTGACAGATCCATTAGTGAGTGAATTTCTTTATGAGAAAGCTTCTAGCAAGGATAAGACACTGAAGATCTATGAAGGAGGTTACCACGGCATCTTGGAAGGGGAACCTGATGACAGAATTTTTGCTGTCCATAATGACATTATCTCATGGCTTGATTCTAGGTGCTAA